A window of the Diorhabda carinulata isolate Delta chromosome 1, icDioCari1.1, whole genome shotgun sequence genome harbors these coding sequences:
- the LOC130892656 gene encoding NADH dehydrogenase [ubiquinone] 1 alpha subcomplex assembly factor 2, which translates to MSQPQSRSIWAMIIRNFINSIKPRQFRGTLVGTDYFGNKYYEIPADPSVGKRRDSRWFTPPKKDDFMQEMPAEWESWLRGRRKHPPTEEEVMKNVAIMEMKKQNAIEVDAKGGQMTPLTKGYETFPKRHEYESVPGKRNC; encoded by the coding sequence ATGTCTCAACCTCAAAGCCGTAGTATATGGGCAatgataataagaaattttattaattctataaaGCCTAGACAATTTCGCGGGACCCTCGTTGGCACAGATTATTTTGgcaataaatattatgaaattccAGCTGATCCATCAGTTGGTAAAAGACGTGATAGTCGATGGTTTACTCCACCCAAAAAAGATGATTTTATGCAAGAAATGCCGGCGGAATGGGAATCATGGTTAAGAGGAAGAAGAAAGCATCCACCGACCGAAGAAGAGGTAATGAAAAACGTAGCCATaatggaaatgaaaaagcaAAATGCCATAGAAGTAGATGCTAAAGGAGGTCAAATGACACCGTTAACCAAAGGTTATGAAACATTTCCAAAGAGACATGAGTATGAATCTGTACCaggaaaaagaaattgttga